A stretch of DNA from Erwinia aphidicola:
CCCAGGCCGTGCCCGCCGCCTAATGCCACCACGCGGTCGAGGTCAGCTAAAGTGCGATTGCGCATAGTTATTGTCATCATCATGGTTGAAACGTTGATAAAAGCTATTTTACGCTAAACGGGTGTTAAAATGCCGGGAAAAATCGTTATATCTCAAAGTATATAGCGAAACTCTGTTCTGGTATCGCGCAGTCAGAAGCGCTAAAATTTTTAAACCATGGTTTACCGATGTCCGGTAAATCACACTTAAGCCCTGATACCTAAGTCCTGCTGGATACGGTCTCCTGGCCGCAACCCCGAGTTGCCAGGGTGCAGAAAGAAATGACTGCATCTCCCCTCTTTGGAAAGGTGTTCTGGTGCCACAATTTGCTGATAGTTTCGACCGCAGGTTCTATTACCTGCGTCTGTCGATCACCGATGTATGCAACTTCCGTTGCACATACTGTCTGCCTGACGGGTATAAACCACAGGGCATTCAGAACAAAAGCTTCCTGTCGCTGGATGAAATCCGCCGCGTCACGCGGGCGTTCGCCGCTGCGGGCACCGAAAAAGTGCGCCTGACCGGCGGCGAGCCTTCAATGCGCCGTGACTTTACCGACATCATTGCGGCGGTGCGCGACAACCCCTCTATTCGCCAGCTGGCGGTGACCACTAACGGCTATCGCCTGCAGCGCGATGTTGCCGAGTGGCGGGCTGCCGGGCTGACTGCACTTAACGTCAGTATCGACAGCCTTGATGCGCGCCAGTTCCACGCCATTACCGGCCAGGATAAATTTCATCAGGTGATGCGCGGTATCGATGCCGCTTTTGACGCCGGGTTCAGCAAGGTGAAGGTCAATACCGTGCTGATGCGCGACGTGAATCACCACAGCCTGGATACCTTTCTTGCCTGGGTGCGCACGCGCCCGATCCAGCTGCGTTTTATTGAGCTGATGGAGACCGGTGACGGCGGGGCGCTGTTCCGCAAACATCACGTTTCTGGCGAAGTGATCCGCGACCAGCTGCTGCAGCAGGGCTGGGTGCGTCAGGCGCGCGCGCGCAGTGACGGCCCGGCGCAGGTATTCCGACATGCCGACTATCAGGGTGAAA
This window harbors:
- the moaA gene encoding GTP 3',8-cyclase MoaA, whose translation is MPQFADSFDRRFYYLRLSITDVCNFRCTYCLPDGYKPQGIQNKSFLSLDEIRRVTRAFAAAGTEKVRLTGGEPSMRRDFTDIIAAVRDNPSIRQLAVTTNGYRLQRDVAEWRAAGLTALNVSIDSLDARQFHAITGQDKFHQVMRGIDAAFDAGFSKVKVNTVLMRDVNHHSLDTFLAWVRTRPIQLRFIELMETGDGGALFRKHHVSGEVIRDQLLQQGWVRQARARSDGPAQVFRHADYQGEIGLIMPYEKDFCASCNRLRVSAIGNLHLCLFGESGVPLRDLLADDSQHAELQARIASSLTSKKQTHFLHQGNTGITQNLSFIGG